The stretch of DNA GGCGCTGCTCTTCGTCAGTTGAGCGGAAGGTGAAGGCAATGGGCCGTCTTTCAGTATACTGAATGTATTCAAGAACATCCTTGCGCAGGGTTCTCTTGCAAATGGGCTTTAATCTTTCCCTGAGGCCTTGGACATCCCCGCCGCTGTTCATAAAGTTGGAACGAAAAGAGCTGATTTCGCCGAACATGTACTCATCCAGGAAGGTAGACAAGCCGTATAGTTCCAACAGAGAATTTTGAAGGGGTGTGGCAGTCATCAATATCTTGTACTTGTCCTCAAAGGCCCATCTGAGGTTCTGCCCCATCTTGTTGCTTGCCCGGTATGCGTTTCGCAGCTTGTGAGCTTCATCAATGACAACCACATCCCAGTTGACAGCCCGAAGCTCTTCTTTCATCCGGGAAGCATAATGAAAAGATGTAATAATAACCTGGTCCTGCTCAAAGGGAGCTATGTTTCCACTTGACCTTTCCTGCCGGTAAGCCTTGGCATCCATGATCATGCCTGGAAGGTTAAACTTTTCGGACAACTCAAGCCCCCATTGTTTTCTGAGCGAAGCCGGGCAGACAACAATGATCCTGCGTTTCTGCTCTGCCCAGAACTGACAAAGAAGAAGACCAGCCTCAATAGTCTTACCAAGACCAACTTCATCAGCAAGGATAACACCTTTTGACAGGGGAGACCTCAGGGCAAACAGGGCCGCATCAATCTGGTGAGGGTTAAGATCAACACAGGCATCAAATAATGACCTGGATATACGCTCTACTCCATCAAGGGGTTTCTGAATGGTCAGGTCATGGGCAAAATATTTGGCGTGGTGAGGTGTGGGCATGGGGAGTTTATATTAATATTTCCATTTTTGAGATGTGTGAGACGTCAAGTTACCCTGGTTTGGACATCCTGAGGCTTTTGTTCTGAATCCTCAGCACCGGAGTCCAGCCATAGCTCTGCATATTCAGGGGTCACTCTATAATATGCCTGTTTTTCGCCTCCGACAGCCCATTGAGCTTCCAATGGCCAATTAGAACGCCCTAATCGTTTTTTTACCGTCATTGTAAGCACAGCCAAGTCAGCCCGCGCCTCGTATCTGGTTCTGCCAGCTTCAGCTTCAACTTCTCGAAGGGGAACAAACTGACCAGGCTTAGCAGAGCATAAGTTCAAGGCTGCCTGTGTTGTTGGGTTGATATATTGCCTTAAGAGTTGAAAGTCCTCAATAGTCCAGTCAACCACAGGATATTCAGGTGTTGGCGGCCTGACATTTGTTTTAAAAGGGGCTACTGTGAATTCCTCTACATCCTGGACCGGATAAAGTTTTGACACGGTAATGATTGTTTCACTGATTGTTCTGTAGGCCAAAAACTTTTTCAGAGTTATGTCCAGTCCCATTTCTGTGAGCCAGACTACAGAGGCAGTGAGAGTTGGCGGGAAGTCTGAAGCAACAAGCACAATTCTGGGCCTTCGAAGCGATTCCACTGACAATTCAAAGTCAACATGTTCATTCAGCTGGTCTAATGCCTGTTCCTCATCAGTCTTGTCACCTCGACTGCTCAAAAACCGGGCATGCTGGGAAGCAAGTATTTCCGGTGTAAAACGACTGGCCATAGCGGCATATTTGATTGCCTGCATCTCGGTGGCTTCAGGGGCCTTATCCCTCTTTAACTCCACAACTACCAGACGCCCGGATTTATCAAGACCAAGAACATCTAAACGATCACGTTCATTCTGCCCTGAAAAAGACTTCCAGCGATCAAACTCAAAAGCAATTATCAGAACATCACTGCCCAGTATCTGGGGATGGGCAATCACCCACTCCTGAAGGTGGCTCCGCTCAGTTAATCCTGCCTCAGCAAGAGTGATTTGCTGAGCTGGACTTGCTGTTGCCTCTTGTACTGAAAAAACAAGTTCATCATTCATTATTATACCATCTGTTTGCTTTCTCCAACAACAAAAATTTCCATCTCCAGGCAGCTATACTCCCCCATATCTGTAGAAACTGAAGTCAGGCTGGACTTAAGCTTGTGTCCATTATCCATGAGATCTGCAGGAAGCGGGTTGTGAGTTCTGGGTATATAACCCAGCTTGTGGCCGCTTGAGGTGAATACGGCAATGGCTTTGCTGTCATGAGGGTTGCGGGGCTCCCGCAGTAATTTCAAAGGCTGACCTGGTTTAAGATCTGAAAATATCATCGGCCCCTGGTAGTAAGGAAATCCTGCCACATGGCATTGAAAAAGGGATACAGGCTTGGAAATAACTTTCTTGGCCTTTACCTCTGGAACTTTTCCTCCAAACACCAGCGCCCCAAAAAATGCGCTGAAAATACCCATAAAACTTCTTCTTTGCATAATATCTCCTTTAGGCAGGTTGTGAAAACACATAACTTTTAAAATCAGTAAGCCGTTTCTTTAGCAGATCAACATTTTCTCTGGCTATTTCTTAACTGGGATCATAACTGCTTACAGTAAATACTAATCTCCTCCCGCAAACGCCCAGTCAACCTCTCATCACCCACAATCCTCACATCCGGAATCCAATGCTTGACAAAACAAAGCACCTCAATATCCCGGTGATAAGTCATTTCAAGGTGCAGGCCATGGTCGTCTTCATTAATGATGAAAACAGCAGCCCCTGGGTTGCGCTTGAGGTAACGCCGGGCATCACCAGTTGCCACAAGACTGACCTTGTTTTTGCCTTCTTTGAACCATGCAGTGTTGAGGTCACCGTAAGTTTCGTCTA from Desulfonatronovibrio magnus encodes:
- a CDS encoding HIRAN domain-containing protein; the protein is MQRRSFMGIFSAFFGALVFGGKVPEVKAKKVISKPVSLFQCHVAGFPYYQGPMIFSDLKPGQPLKLLREPRNPHDSKAIAVFTSSGHKLGYIPRTHNPLPADLMDNGHKLKSSLTSVSTDMGEYSCLEMEIFVVGESKQMV